The proteins below are encoded in one region of Hugenholtzia roseola DSM 9546:
- a CDS encoding sugar phosphate nucleotidyltransferase, whose protein sequence is MTKVVIPVAGAGTMLRPHTHTQPKPLVPIAGKPILAHIIDAWRENGIKEFIFITGYLADKIETFVKENYGTKINATFVYQEPRKGSAHAIWVAKSFLEKEDFFIIALGDTIVEMDFQQFFKHTENLVALKKVEKPTAFGIAVIGNEGEVIQLVEKPRIPKSNMALVGVYKIASVPLFFESIQYLLNHKEEEKPSHLPCEYQLTEALMQMLRRGEKIAYIEAQRWFDCGKKDTLLEANATLLSQRNFETSLSQHYPTCIIRQPVRIGANCEISNAIIGPHVAIGDNTKIQNSIISNSIIGSYSQIENVVLNQSIIGNDSILQGMEQSLNLGDSAEISFKS, encoded by the coding sequence CACACAACCTAAACCGCTTGTTCCGATTGCGGGCAAACCCATTTTGGCGCATATCATTGATGCTTGGCGCGAAAATGGCATCAAAGAATTTATCTTTATTACAGGATATTTAGCCGATAAAATAGAAACTTTTGTAAAGGAAAATTATGGTACAAAAATAAATGCTACTTTTGTATATCAAGAGCCGCGCAAAGGTTCGGCGCATGCCATTTGGGTTGCTAAATCGTTTTTAGAAAAAGAAGACTTTTTTATTATTGCCTTAGGCGATACGATTGTAGAAATGGATTTTCAGCAATTTTTTAAGCATACTGAAAACTTAGTGGCTCTTAAAAAGGTTGAAAAGCCAACTGCTTTTGGAATTGCTGTAATAGGAAATGAAGGCGAAGTTATACAATTAGTAGAAAAACCGAGAATCCCGAAGTCTAATATGGCATTAGTGGGAGTCTATAAAATTGCTTCCGTACCACTTTTTTTTGAATCTATACAATATCTTTTAAATCATAAAGAAGAAGAAAAGCCATCACATTTACCTTGTGAGTATCAACTGACAGAGGCTTTGATGCAAATGTTGCGCAGGGGTGAAAAAATTGCCTACATTGAGGCACAGCGTTGGTTTGATTGTGGAAAAAAGGATACTTTATTAGAAGCAAATGCAACTTTGCTTTCTCAAAGAAACTTTGAAACTTCATTATCCCAACATTATCCCACTTGCATTATCCGTCAGCCTGTCCGTATTGGGGCTAATTGTGAGATTTCAAATGCGATTATCGGACCTCATGTAGCGATAGGAGATAATACAAAAATTCAAAATTCTATTATTTCTAATTCTATCATTGGTTCGTATAGTCAAATAGAAAATGTCGTACTTAATCAGTCTATTATTGGAAACGACTCTATATTGCAAGGCATGGAGCAAAGCCTTAATCTGGGAGATAGTGCAGAAATTAGCTTTAAAAGCTAA
- a CDS encoding STAS/SEC14 domain-containing protein has translation MQVYKSKYKKIDFHQAESVMEVTWLPQTADMSAQEYQEEMLNYIEIARKYKPLYALPNTAELFFTITPEIQQWMNAQIFPVFAQIGMRAAAFVVSQDIFAQLSIEQTMEEEVGQRFQSRYFVNTEEAMNWLQSFSKNLN, from the coding sequence ATGCAAGTATACAAGAGCAAGTATAAAAAAATAGATTTCCATCAGGCAGAGTCGGTAATGGAAGTTACGTGGCTGCCTCAAACGGCTGATATGTCTGCACAAGAATATCAGGAAGAAATGCTAAACTACATAGAAATTGCACGTAAATACAAACCGCTTTATGCTTTACCCAATACAGCGGAGCTTTTTTTTACGATTACGCCTGAAATTCAACAATGGATGAACGCACAGATTTTTCCAGTTTTTGCTCAAATCGGTATGCGTGCGGCAGCTTTTGTGGTAAGTCAGGATATTTTTGCGCAACTTTCTATTGAGCAAACGATGGAAGAAGAAGTAGGGCAGCGTTTTCAAAGCCGTTATTTTGTTAATACAGAAGAAGCTATGAATTGGCTGCAATCTTTTTCTAAAAATTTAAACTAA
- a CDS encoding AAA family ATPase, protein MKILCISLKNLHSLLGEHTIDFRQGSLATTSLFAITGETGAGKTTILDAITLALYAKTSRHENLNYNIKQDEIWENVVSKGKEQAYAELIFEVEGEAYAARWEVRRKPRGFEYNRFFSSLKRTNFIFTMIKEVEIKIQTIIQLTYDQFLRSIMLAQGNFMSFLKAEEKERKELLSKITNTHIYEKIIQKAKEKLKEERQKKERLEEGLQGIDLLSETEFENLKLKKAFLTQEVLSLDKAWVNHSNILEKTKKLNEYLMKLATNEQEKAHIQAQILHHQEDFKRLASYRKAVPIAPSWKVFQKLDNEIANIENQKIVAEEKLKEVILNLSTYENLLKEAQKNLDATTQNAENFEKWVQTEIAPLEKEIESLEKDCKTEFANMQNEQKKVQDSVNNVIAVKQDIEKLKENKNNFTLYLTKNSYIKNFNKEIFKTLLENRKTFLFEYSAKLKYADELKNDILNKHKEALLLLQPTMQSEDFEENYDSILKQLQNSKITFEKIEKEKKQLNAKEKEQKEKQNRLHQTEKQLQSIKEIIEIITEKNKKIAENTQIQQDLVCLTQDLKKAQAEFDRAADSVYQQERIYLLEQKVLDLEEDRKKLREDEPCPLCGSCIHPYREEGHDIQLSKTEQKLELLKVEKIKSEKLLKQIQLDKNKKETENEILRKAIEKSEINRGDKVRLFLAQNSFYAVSVQTLDWENEAAIKDFTSFLEKNIEEEKTEIKKAEGEIMATKLEIETLEKKQNLYQILSAYAKEKNDLQAKVAEGRKNFKLLQENFLNFNQIVDKNSDFELILKNLEQEKQQFEQIQKQLEGVSQAAAAAEATLKAIEKNNQDLNQNLEQIQKKYNALQTEKENKEVEKRALLGEKRVENEREFFKKEKEKIQENLASAKEKVEKYRNLRIENETTIATLYPQIEEKSAEKLNIGKELRQKFLHLGFTSLDLFQQTLAWEKEAEQWEILEKELQEKVQKLDIERNNFENEIKRTKEDIADKLPQQGESIADYIQKLEQENKENKCILDQKREEKGIYEQKIKDQMQKIEKFEQKLREKDKQESIMRHWETLCEVLAPKSRDGIDLNVFAQGITLGYLIDLANERLLQLNPRYILKRKDTKSLNFVVVDLHQDQQERLVSSLSGGESFLVSLALALALSELTSHRRSLQSLFIDEGFGTLDPQTLEMALDALEKLQGEGKMIGIISHVELIKSQDRIPVQILVQKMGGGRSKIVLPA, encoded by the coding sequence ATGAAAATTCTTTGCATTTCTCTAAAAAACTTACATTCGCTATTAGGTGAGCATACGATAGATTTCAGACAAGGCAGTTTGGCAACTACCTCACTTTTTGCCATTACAGGAGAAACGGGAGCGGGCAAAACAACCATTTTAGATGCCATCACTTTGGCACTCTACGCCAAAACAAGTAGGCATGAAAACTTAAATTACAATATAAAACAAGATGAAATATGGGAAAATGTAGTAAGCAAAGGAAAAGAGCAAGCATACGCCGAACTCATATTTGAGGTAGAAGGTGAAGCGTATGCGGCAAGATGGGAAGTTAGGCGCAAGCCGCGAGGTTTTGAATATAATAGATTTTTTAGTTCATTAAAACGAACAAATTTTATCTTTACTATGATAAAAGAGGTAGAAATTAAGATACAGACTATCATACAACTGACCTACGACCAATTTCTACGCTCTATTATGCTGGCACAAGGCAATTTTATGAGTTTTCTCAAAGCAGAAGAAAAAGAAAGAAAAGAATTACTTTCTAAAATAACGAATACGCATATTTACGAAAAAATAATTCAAAAAGCAAAAGAAAAATTAAAAGAAGAGCGACAAAAAAAGGAAAGGTTAGAAGAAGGCTTACAAGGTATTGATTTATTAAGTGAAACAGAGTTTGAAAATCTGAAACTTAAAAAGGCTTTCCTGACACAAGAAGTTTTGTCTTTGGATAAGGCTTGGGTAAATCATAGCAATATCTTGGAAAAAACTAAAAAACTTAATGAATATCTTATGAAGTTAGCTACTAATGAGCAAGAAAAAGCACACATTCAGGCACAAATCTTACATCATCAAGAAGATTTTAAGAGGCTAGCTTCTTATCGAAAAGCAGTGCCGATAGCACCTTCTTGGAAGGTTTTTCAAAAACTTGATAACGAAATTGCTAATATAGAAAATCAAAAAATAGTAGCAGAAGAAAAACTAAAAGAAGTTATTTTAAATTTATCAACTTATGAAAACTTATTGAAAGAGGCTCAAAAAAATTTAGATGCGACAACTCAAAACGCAGAAAATTTTGAAAAATGGGTACAAACAGAAATTGCACCATTGGAAAAAGAGATAGAAAGTTTAGAAAAAGACTGCAAAACGGAGTTTGCCAATATGCAAAATGAGCAGAAAAAAGTGCAAGATTCTGTAAATAATGTAATAGCTGTCAAACAAGATATAGAAAAGTTAAAAGAAAATAAAAATAATTTTACCTTATATTTGACAAAAAATAGCTACATTAAAAATTTTAATAAGGAAATTTTTAAAACGCTTTTAGAAAATAGAAAAACTTTTTTATTCGAGTACAGCGCAAAGCTAAAATATGCAGACGAACTAAAAAATGATATTTTAAATAAACATAAAGAAGCCTTGCTTCTGTTGCAGCCTACTATGCAAAGCGAGGATTTTGAAGAAAATTATGATTCTATTTTAAAACAACTACAAAACAGTAAGATAACTTTTGAAAAGATTGAAAAAGAAAAAAAGCAGCTTAATGCAAAAGAAAAGGAACAAAAAGAAAAACAAAATAGACTGCATCAGACTGAAAAACAATTACAAAGTATAAAAGAAATTATAGAAATCATAACAGAAAAAAACAAAAAAATAGCGGAAAATACACAAATACAGCAAGACTTGGTCTGCCTGACGCAGGATTTAAAAAAGGCACAGGCGGAATTTGATAGGGCAGCCGATAGTGTATATCAGCAGGAGCGAATTTATCTTTTGGAGCAAAAAGTGCTTGATTTAGAAGAAGATAGAAAAAAATTAAGGGAAGACGAACCTTGTCCGCTTTGCGGTTCGTGCATACACCCTTATCGCGAGGAAGGGCATGATATTCAACTCTCTAAAACCGAACAGAAATTAGAACTTTTAAAGGTGGAGAAAATAAAAAGTGAAAAATTGTTAAAACAAATACAATTAGATAAAAATAAAAAAGAAACAGAAAACGAAATTTTAAGAAAAGCGATAGAAAAAAGCGAAATAAATAGGGGCGATAAGGTAAGGCTTTTTCTGGCTCAAAATTCTTTTTATGCCGTATCGGTACAAACTTTGGATTGGGAAAACGAGGCTGCGATTAAAGATTTTACATCTTTTTTAGAAAAAAATATAGAAGAGGAAAAAACTGAAATAAAAAAAGCAGAAGGTGAAATTATGGCTACAAAATTAGAAATAGAAACATTAGAAAAAAAGCAAAATTTGTATCAAATATTGAGTGCGTATGCAAAAGAAAAAAACGATTTGCAGGCAAAAGTAGCAGAAGGAAGAAAAAATTTCAAACTTTTGCAGGAAAACTTCTTAAATTTTAATCAAATAGTAGATAAGAATTCCGATTTTGAGCTAATATTGAAAAATTTGGAGCAGGAAAAGCAACAATTTGAGCAGATACAAAAGCAGTTGGAAGGTGTGAGTCAGGCTGCGGCTGCGGCAGAGGCTACTTTAAAAGCGATTGAGAAAAACAATCAGGATTTAAACCAAAATTTAGAACAAATACAAAAAAAGTACAACGCATTACAAACAGAAAAAGAAAACAAAGAAGTTGAAAAAAGGGCTTTATTGGGCGAAAAAAGGGTAGAAAACGAACGGGAATTTTTCAAAAAAGAAAAAGAAAAGATACAAGAAAATCTCGCTTCTGCAAAAGAAAAGGTAGAAAAGTATCGGAATTTAAGGATTGAGAATGAAACAACAATAGCAACGCTTTACCCTCAAATTGAGGAAAAGTCGGCAGAAAAACTAAATATTGGAAAGGAATTAAGACAAAAATTCCTACATTTGGGGTTTACTTCTCTGGACTTGTTTCAGCAGACACTGGCTTGGGAAAAAGAAGCAGAGCAGTGGGAAATTTTAGAAAAAGAGTTGCAAGAAAAAGTACAAAAATTAGACATTGAACGAAATAATTTTGAAAATGAAATAAAAAGAACAAAAGAAGACATAGCAGATAAGTTGCCACAACAAGGCGAAAGCATTGCAGATTATATTCAGAAATTAGAACAAGAAAACAAAGAAAATAAATGTATTTTAGACCAAAAAAGAGAAGAAAAAGGAATTTATGAGCAAAAAATAAAAGACCAAATGCAGAAAATAGAAAAATTTGAACAAAAATTAAGAGAAAAAGACAAGCAAGAGTCTATAATGCGACATTGGGAAACACTTTGCGAAGTGCTTGCGCCAAAGAGTAGAGATGGTATAGATTTGAATGTTTTTGCACAAGGCATTACGTTGGGTTATTTGATAGATTTAGCGAATGAGCGTCTGTTACAGCTCAATCCGCGTTATATTTTGAAGCGAAAAGATACAAAATCGCTTAACTTTGTAGTAGTAGATTTACATCAAGACCAGCAGGAACGTTTGGTGAGTAGTCTTTCGGGCGGCGAAAGTTTTTTGGTAAGTTTGGCGTTGGCGTTGGCACTTTCGGAGCTAACGAGCCATCGGCGTTCCCTACAATCGCTTTTTATAGACGAGGGCTTCGGCACATTAGACCCCCAAACTTTGGAAATGGCTCTGGACGCACTTGAAAAATTGCAAGGGGAGGGAAAAATGATAGGTATTATTTCACACGTGGAACTAATTAAGAGCCAAGACCGTATTCCTGTTCAGATTTTGGTGCAAAAAATGGGGGGAGGGCGCAGTAAAATTGTGCTGCCTGCATAA
- the proS gene encoding proline--tRNA ligase → MSSTKGLPKRSENYSEWYNELVKRADLAEHSAVRGCMVIKPYGYSIWEKMQRVLDEMFKETGHTNAYFPLFVPKSLFEAEEKNAEGFAKECAVVTHYRLKNDPNQKGKLIVDPESKLEEELIVRPTSEAVIWNTYKNWIQSYRDLPILVNQWANVVRWEMRTRLFLRTAEFLWQEGHTAHASKEEAVAETKQMLEVYAKFAEEYLALPVVKGVKTPNERFAGAEDTYCIEALMQDGKALQAGTSHFLGQNFAKAFDVKFADKENKLEYVWGTSWGVSTRLMGALIMAHSDDSGLVLPPKLAPFQVVAVPIYKNEEELAQISEKIRHIQAALKSKGIALKYDDRDTHRPGFKFAEWELKGVPLRLALGMRDLQNNQIEVARRDTFEKTTHSLDTIIDQIPELLAQIQDHIYQKALLFREQMTTPVDTFEEFERVLDQKAGFVSAHWDGTAETEEKIKELTKATIRCIPLDAKEEAGTCVFSGKPSQRRVLFARAY, encoded by the coding sequence ATGAGCAGCACCAAGGGATTGCCTAAGCGCAGCGAAAATTATTCAGAGTGGTACAACGAGCTGGTCAAACGTGCTGACCTTGCCGAACATTCGGCGGTTCGTGGTTGTATGGTCATCAAACCTTACGGCTACTCTATTTGGGAAAAAATGCAGCGCGTTTTAGATGAAATGTTTAAAGAAACAGGTCATACAAACGCCTATTTTCCGCTTTTTGTCCCTAAAAGCCTTTTTGAAGCCGAAGAAAAAAATGCGGAGGGCTTTGCCAAAGAGTGTGCCGTAGTTACGCATTATCGCCTCAAAAATGACCCCAATCAGAAGGGAAAACTTATCGTTGACCCCGAATCGAAGCTCGAAGAGGAACTTATCGTGCGCCCTACCAGTGAGGCTGTGATTTGGAATACGTATAAAAATTGGATTCAATCGTATCGTGATTTACCTATTTTAGTGAATCAATGGGCAAACGTAGTGCGTTGGGAAATGCGCACGCGCCTTTTTTTGCGCACTGCCGAATTTTTGTGGCAGGAAGGGCATACTGCACATGCGAGTAAGGAGGAAGCGGTAGCGGAAACCAAGCAGATGTTGGAAGTTTATGCCAAATTTGCCGAAGAATATTTGGCTCTCCCTGTGGTAAAGGGGGTGAAAACGCCTAATGAGCGTTTTGCAGGTGCAGAAGATACCTATTGCATTGAGGCTTTGATGCAAGATGGGAAGGCTTTGCAGGCGGGTACGTCGCACTTTTTAGGGCAAAATTTTGCAAAAGCCTTTGATGTCAAGTTTGCGGATAAGGAAAACAAGTTGGAATACGTCTGGGGGACTTCGTGGGGCGTGAGTACGCGCCTGATGGGTGCGCTTATTATGGCACATTCTGATGATAGCGGCTTAGTTTTGCCGCCCAAATTAGCTCCTTTTCAAGTGGTTGCTGTTCCTATTTACAAAAATGAGGAGGAATTGGCACAAATTTCCGAAAAAATCCGCCATATTCAAGCGGCTTTGAAGTCCAAAGGGATTGCGCTTAAATATGACGACCGCGACACACATCGTCCGGGCTTTAAGTTTGCCGAGTGGGAGTTGAAAGGCGTGCCGTTGCGTTTGGCTTTGGGTATGCGTGACTTGCAAAACAATCAGATTGAAGTAGCAAGGCGCGATACTTTCGAGAAAACTACCCATAGTTTGGATACGATTATAGACCAAATTCCAGAACTTTTGGCACAAATCCAAGACCATATTTATCAGAAAGCCCTTCTTTTCCGTGAGCAAATGACAACCCCTGTCGATACTTTTGAGGAGTTTGAGCGCGTTTTAGACCAAAAGGCAGGTTTTGTAAGTGCGCATTGGGACGGCACTGCCGAAACAGAGGAGAAAATTAAAGAGCTTACGAAAGCTACCATTCGCTGTATTCCCCTTGATGCCAAAGAGGAAGCGGGGACTTGTGTGTTTTCGGGCAAACCTTCGCAAAGGCGCGTTCTTTTTGCAAGGGCGTATTAG
- the uvrA gene encoding excinuclease ABC subunit UvrA, translating to MQEENIEIYGAREHNLKNIDLTIPRNQLVVLTGISGSGKSSLAFDTLYAEGQRRYMESFSAYARTFMGGLERPDVDKIAGLSPVISIEQKTTSRNPRSTVGTVTEIYDFLRLLFARAGIAYSYLTGEEMVKQSEEQIIDLISEKYQDQKITLLAPLIKGRKGHYRELFVQLRKMGYVKVRVDGEMKELVPQMQLDRYKNHNIEVVIDRLQVKEKDQTRLRDSIKAALKEGNGILMLEDEAGTVQFLSKFLMCPTTGIAYDEPAPNLFSFNSPYGMCQTCNGLGYIEELKNEDLIPDRSLSLSRGAILPLGEWRDIYIFRKLEAFLKKRNLSLSQPLSDFSEEVLQEILYGSKDSREEIKVTAKTSDREWRSTFEGVIPLLDSQQENAESGSTRGRKSYLLQDFVSKCPCPTCGGARLKIESLHFKVDGKNISHLAQMDINALSGWFQNLESRLTEKQNAIAKEILKEIRKRVGFLEDVGLDYLTLDRQMRSLSGGEAQRIRLATQIGTQLVGVLYILDEPSIGLHPRDNVKLIKALRNLADLGNSVLVVEHDKDMMLAADYLIDIGPGAGKQGGKVVAAGTPTDFLKGNNLTAQYLKNERQIAIPTQRRKGSGKFLELKGAKGNNLKNVSISLPLGTFICVTGVSGSGKSSLIHETLYPILNKYIYQALKNPLEHDSIEGLKNIDKVIEVDQSPIGRTPRSNPATYTSVFTDIRTLFTALPEAKIRGYKPGRFSFNVKGGRCEDCQGGGRKIIEMDFLPDVHIECPTCRGKRYNRETLEVRYKGKSIADVLDMSVEEAMEFFEKHPQIHRKIKTLHEVGLGYITLGQHATTLSGGEAQRVKLATELAKKDTGKTFYILDEPTTGLHFQDVLFLLEVLNKLVEKGNTVLVIEHNLDVMKVADYILDMGLEGGQAGGTLICQGTPEEVAQHKESYTAKFLRAELKA from the coding sequence TTGCAAGAAGAAAATATCGAGATTTATGGCGCAAGAGAGCATAATCTCAAAAATATAGACCTAACCATTCCACGCAATCAGCTCGTTGTCCTAACGGGTATCAGTGGCAGCGGCAAATCCTCTTTGGCTTTCGATACCCTCTACGCCGAAGGACAACGCCGCTACATGGAGAGCTTCTCTGCCTATGCGCGAACTTTTATGGGCGGTTTGGAGCGTCCTGATGTGGATAAAATTGCAGGACTAAGCCCTGTCATTTCCATCGAACAGAAAACCACCTCTCGCAATCCGCGCTCTACTGTGGGTACGGTTACCGAAATTTACGACTTCCTGCGCCTACTTTTTGCACGTGCAGGTATCGCCTATTCCTACCTCACAGGGGAGGAGATGGTCAAACAAAGCGAAGAACAAATCATAGATTTGATTTCAGAAAAATACCAAGACCAGAAAATAACCCTGCTTGCCCCCCTTATCAAAGGCAGAAAAGGACATTACCGCGAACTTTTTGTCCAACTTAGAAAGATGGGCTATGTAAAAGTGCGCGTAGATGGCGAAATGAAGGAATTAGTGCCGCAGATGCAGCTCGATAGGTACAAAAACCACAACATCGAAGTTGTCATCGATAGGTTGCAAGTCAAGGAAAAAGACCAAACACGCCTACGCGATTCAATAAAGGCTGCCTTAAAGGAAGGCAATGGTATTTTGATGCTCGAAGACGAAGCAGGCACAGTACAATTTCTCTCCAAATTTTTGATGTGTCCTACCACAGGTATCGCCTACGACGAACCTGCCCCTAACCTTTTTTCCTTCAATTCGCCCTACGGCATGTGCCAAACCTGCAACGGTTTGGGCTACATAGAGGAGCTAAAAAACGAAGACCTCATTCCCGACCGCAGCCTAAGTTTGAGCAGAGGCGCGATTCTGCCTTTGGGCGAATGGCGCGATATTTACATTTTCAGAAAATTAGAGGCTTTTTTGAAAAAACGCAACCTAAGCCTAAGTCAGCCCCTTAGCGATTTTTCCGAAGAGGTGCTACAAGAAATTCTATACGGCTCGAAAGATAGCCGCGAAGAGATAAAAGTAACTGCCAAGACCTCCGACCGCGAATGGCGTAGCACCTTCGAGGGCGTAATTCCACTTTTAGACTCACAACAAGAAAATGCCGAATCTGGCTCTACAAGGGGGCGCAAAAGCTATCTCTTGCAAGATTTTGTGAGCAAATGCCCTTGCCCTACCTGCGGCGGCGCACGCCTTAAAATAGAATCGCTGCACTTCAAGGTTGATGGAAAAAACATTTCTCACTTGGCACAAATGGACATAAACGCCCTTTCAGGCTGGTTTCAAAACTTAGAAAGCAGGCTTACAGAAAAGCAAAATGCCATTGCCAAAGAAATTTTAAAAGAAATACGCAAGCGCGTAGGCTTCTTAGAAGATGTAGGTTTAGACTATCTCACTTTGGATAGACAAATGCGCTCCCTTTCGGGCGGCGAGGCGCAAAGAATCCGCTTGGCTACCCAAATCGGCACACAACTTGTCGGCGTTTTGTATATTTTAGACGAACCCAGCATTGGCTTGCACCCACGCGATAACGTCAAACTTATCAAAGCCTTGCGCAATTTGGCGGACTTGGGTAATTCCGTCTTGGTAGTAGAACACGACAAGGATATGATGCTTGCCGCCGATTATCTCATCGACATCGGTCCTGGGGCAGGCAAGCAAGGGGGAAAAGTAGTGGCAGCAGGCACGCCTACCGATTTTTTGAAAGGCAACAACCTAACGGCGCAATACCTAAAAAATGAACGCCAAATCGCCATTCCTACCCAACGCCGCAAGGGAAGTGGTAAGTTTTTAGAACTAAAAGGTGCGAAAGGCAATAATTTGAAAAATGTTTCTATTTCGCTACCTTTGGGTACATTCATTTGTGTTACAGGCGTTTCAGGCAGTGGCAAATCTTCCCTTATTCACGAAACTTTGTATCCAATCCTGAACAAATACATTTATCAGGCACTCAAAAATCCGCTCGAACACGATAGCATCGAGGGGCTAAAAAATATAGACAAGGTCATTGAAGTAGACCAATCGCCAATAGGCAGAACACCGCGCTCGAATCCTGCTACCTACACCAGCGTCTTTACCGACATCCGCACCCTTTTTACGGCATTGCCCGAAGCCAAAATTAGAGGCTACAAACCGGGGCGTTTTTCCTTCAACGTCAAGGGAGGGCGTTGTGAAGATTGTCAGGGCGGCGGCAGAAAAATTATAGAAATGGACTTCCTTCCCGATGTTCACATCGAGTGTCCCACTTGCAGGGGCAAACGCTACAACCGCGAAACGCTCGAAGTGCGATACAAGGGCAAATCCATTGCCGATGTCTTGGATATGAGCGTAGAAGAGGCGATGGAGTTTTTTGAGAAGCACCCCCAAATTCACCGAAAAATCAAGACCCTACACGAAGTAGGACTCGGCTATATCACCTTGGGACAACACGCCACGACCCTTTCAGGAGGCGAGGCGCAGCGCGTTAAGTTGGCTACCGAACTTGCTAAAAAAGACACAGGAAAAACTTTTTACATCTTAGACGAACCTACCACAGGATTGCATTTTCAAGATGTCTTGTTTTTATTAGAAGTATTAAATAAGCTCGTAGAAAAAGGAAATACTGTTTTGGTAATTGAACATAACTTAGATGTTATGAAGGTTGCTGATTATATCCTCGACATGGGCTTAGAAGGCGGACAGGCAGGCGGTACGCTCATCTGTCAGGGTACGCCCGAAGAAGTGGCACAACACAAGGAAAGCTACACAGCTAAGTTTTTAAGAGCAGAATTAAAAGCATAG
- a CDS encoding DNA cytosine methyltransferase, producing MVTNNFSYNVVSIFSGAMGLDLGLEKAGMKVAVCVEMDKLACKTIRANSNIPVIENDINKITTDEILTTASLSKEEVFAIVGGPPCQAFSTAGKRLSLQDFRGNAIIRYLQIIEEISPPYFILENVRGILSTPLNVVPPEYEKEYNHIVEMQGSMMYFLWQEFSKLGYQLSFTLFNSANYGVPQARERVIIFGSKKGRIPLPTPTHSQTGQETGKKWTSLKEAFQGLENVKQDYLEIPQRIKKYLTYLKEGQNWRDLPPEVQKEAMGNSLELVGGKTGFFRRLSFSEPSPTLLTSPIMNATLLAHPTEMRALSVQEYARIQQFPDNWKFVGKLTDIYKQIGNAVPVGLGYVAGRTLIDFHEENYDAKREKNNIIPYSRYLDCCDFEFIPKFKNQVIQKEQVKLSLF from the coding sequence ATGGTAACAAATAATTTTAGCTACAATGTTGTTTCAATATTTTCAGGTGCCATGGGTCTGGATTTAGGACTTGAAAAAGCGGGCATGAAAGTTGCCGTTTGTGTAGAGATGGATAAATTGGCTTGCAAGACCATTCGCGCAAATTCTAACATTCCTGTTATTGAAAACGATATAAACAAAATTACCACTGACGAAATACTAACCACGGCAAGCCTCTCAAAAGAGGAGGTTTTCGCAATCGTAGGGGGACCGCCTTGTCAAGCCTTTAGCACAGCAGGGAAAAGATTGTCTTTGCAAGATTTTAGAGGCAATGCTATTATCAGGTACTTGCAGATTATAGAAGAAATTAGTCCTCCATATTTTATCTTAGAAAACGTAAGGGGAATTTTATCAACCCCCCTAAATGTCGTTCCACCTGAATATGAAAAAGAATACAATCATATTGTAGAGATGCAGGGTAGTATGATGTATTTTCTTTGGCAGGAGTTTAGTAAATTAGGCTACCAGCTAAGTTTTACACTCTTCAATAGTGCTAATTATGGTGTTCCGCAAGCCAGAGAGAGAGTCATTATTTTCGGCAGTAAAAAGGGCAGAATACCGCTGCCAACTCCCACACATAGCCAAACAGGGCAAGAAACGGGAAAGAAATGGACATCTTTAAAAGAGGCTTTTCAGGGGCTTGAAAATGTAAAACAAGACTATTTGGAAATACCACAACGAATAAAAAAGTATCTGACCTATCTGAAAGAAGGACAAAATTGGCGGGATTTGCCTCCAGAAGTACAAAAAGAAGCAATGGGTAATTCCCTCGAATTGGTAGGTGGCAAAACAGGTTTTTTTAGGCGGCTTTCTTTTTCCGAACCCTCACCTACATTACTCACGAGTCCGATAATGAACGCTACACTATTGGCGCACCCAACCGAAATGCGTGCCTTGTCGGTGCAGGAATACGCGCGTATCCAACAATTTCCTGATAATTGGAAGTTTGTGGGCAAACTTACAGATATTTACAAACAAATAGGAAATGCGGTTCCTGTTGGCTTAGGGTATGTGGCAGGAAGAACCTTAATAGACTTTCACGAAGAAAATTACGACGCAAAAAGAGAGAAAAACAACATAATACCTTATTCGAGGTATTTAGATTGTTGCGATTTTGAGTTTATCCCAAAATTTAAGAATCAAGTTATTCAAAAAGAGCAAGTTAAATTAAGTTTGTTTTAA